One segment of Gadus chalcogrammus isolate NIFS_2021 chromosome 8, NIFS_Gcha_1.0, whole genome shotgun sequence DNA contains the following:
- the LOC130387161 gene encoding dihydropyrimidine dehydrogenase [NADP(+)]-like, with the protein MLSKDLPDIESILALNPRVKTHADVISTATKKKEKKHWKRNAEHGCDSCVKLENNFDDIKHTTLSERGALREAMRCLKCVYSPVRRVVHQPRRKVILLPVYPIR; encoded by the exons ATGTTGAGTAAAGACCTACCCGACATAGAG AGCATCTTGGCTCTGAACCCAAGAGTGAAGACACATGCCGACGTCATCTCCACGGCAAccaagaagaaagagaagaaacaCTGGAAGAGGAACGCTGAGCATGGTTGTGAT TCGTGCGTGAAGCTGGAGAACAACTTTGACGACATCAAACACACGACGCTGAGCGAACGCGGAGCTCTGCGCGAGGCCATGAg GTGTCTCAAATGTGTATACTCCCCTGTCAGAAGAGTTGTCCACCAACCTCGACGTAAAGTCATTTTATTACCAGTATATCCAATAAGGTAg